In Gimesia benthica, a single window of DNA contains:
- a CDS encoding DUF721 domain-containing protein: protein MSEKYEFKTCRAIPAATPVSQVLSELIAMKGLARVQGDQRLKQAWQQVAGEKIASQTTILGIKNRIVQIGVDNSALLNELNSFHKMSLLQKLQKEYGKQNVRDMRFRLKSKTNQDSRQG from the coding sequence ATGTCAGAGAAATACGAATTCAAGACCTGCCGCGCGATTCCGGCCGCGACACCTGTCTCCCAGGTGCTCTCGGAACTGATTGCGATGAAAGGGCTGGCTCGGGTTCAGGGAGATCAGCGACTGAAACAGGCCTGGCAACAGGTGGCCGGCGAAAAGATTGCCAGCCAGACCACGATCCTGGGGATCAAGAACCGGATCGTGCAGATCGGTGTCGACAATTCAGCTCTGTTGAATGAGTTGAATTCGTTTCACAAGATGTCGCTGCTGCAGAAGCTGCAGAAAGAGTATGGAAAACAGAATGTCCGCGACATGCGGTTCCGATTGAAATCGAAAACAAATCAGGACAGCAGGCAGGGGTAA
- the dnaN gene encoding DNA polymerase III subunit beta, translating into MKLSCSRSALLSGFQIIGSVISSRTPKEILKCAKLEAGDGKATLSGTDLEVSIRYDFDEVDVTIPGEILLSVHELVSILKESTTDSVEIELKKDEETEQDFILISSGKSEFRLSVHDPSEFPAVETFKESNYFEIPMQSFREMIRRTVFATDPESTRYALGGVLFDVEGDKLTLAATDGRRLAMVESACSYQGSEAYENNRPVIPAKAMTLIEKSLTGDEGNIQIAIRANDVIVKSGRSTIFARLVEGRFPKYRDVIPPEATHSIDLEVGTFFGAVRQAQIVTDVETRGVDFIFNSGLLTLKSVAASVGESKVEIPIPFEGEEIVITFDVRYLADFLKALDSAAHIQLQLIDSDSAAVLKTDDGYTYVIMPLSQAR; encoded by the coding sequence ATGAAGCTCAGTTGTTCACGATCGGCCCTGTTGTCCGGTTTCCAGATCATTGGAAGCGTCATCAGTTCACGCACTCCCAAGGAGATCCTGAAGTGCGCCAAACTCGAAGCAGGAGACGGCAAGGCAACCTTGAGTGGAACCGATCTCGAAGTCAGCATCCGTTACGACTTCGATGAAGTGGATGTCACGATTCCCGGAGAGATCCTGCTGTCGGTTCACGAGCTGGTCTCGATCCTGAAAGAATCCACAACCGATTCGGTCGAGATCGAACTGAAGAAGGACGAGGAAACCGAACAGGACTTTATTCTGATTTCCTCAGGCAAGAGCGAATTCCGTCTGTCAGTCCACGATCCTTCTGAATTTCCCGCAGTAGAAACATTCAAAGAATCAAATTACTTCGAAATTCCCATGCAGTCCTTCCGGGAAATGATCCGGCGGACCGTATTCGCGACCGATCCGGAAAGCACCCGCTATGCATTGGGTGGCGTACTGTTCGACGTGGAAGGGGATAAGCTGACGCTGGCGGCGACCGATGGACGTCGTCTGGCGATGGTAGAATCCGCCTGTTCCTATCAGGGATCAGAGGCGTATGAAAACAATCGGCCCGTGATCCCTGCCAAGGCGATGACGCTGATCGAAAAGAGCCTGACCGGCGATGAAGGCAACATCCAGATTGCGATTCGGGCCAATGACGTGATCGTCAAAAGTGGTCGTTCGACAATTTTTGCTCGCCTGGTAGAAGGCCGCTTTCCCAAGTATCGGGATGTCATTCCACCAGAAGCGACTCACAGTATCGACCTGGAAGTCGGAACCTTCTTCGGTGCCGTCCGTCAGGCTCAGATTGTGACCGACGTGGAAACCCGGGGCGTTGATTTTATCTTCAACAGTGGCCTGTTAACGCTGAAGAGTGTGGCTGCCTCTGTGGGGGAATCGAAGGTTGAAATCCCGATTCCCTTTGAAGGCGAGGAAATCGTCATCACCTTTGACGTCCGCTACCTGGCAGACTTCCTCAAAGCTCTGGATTCCGCCGCTCATATCCAGCTGCAGCTGATCGATTCCGACAGCGCTGCCGTCCTCAAGACCGACGATGGTTACACCTACGTGATCATGCCCCTCTCACAGGCACGGTAA
- a CDS encoding helix-turn-helix domain-containing protein produces the protein MSATKPPGELALFLKKLTNRFHGGICAAIPPLEFQSRQELLEFWAEVEAIPLPKKELTLIAQKKDLSPRELFAVLKQLQTVSRINRQPLDSRFVKQYLQGNLEPPRTSTAKITRAVCREFKTTLAEIRSANRSQQYVLPRQCAMFLSRELTDESLAKIANYFNRKNHSTVIHACRQIQTDLEKSPGLRQQISRIKQQLGVYLL, from the coding sequence GTGTCTGCGACGAAGCCGCCCGGGGAACTGGCCTTGTTTCTGAAAAAGCTGACCAATCGCTTTCATGGCGGGATCTGTGCGGCGATTCCGCCTCTGGAATTTCAGAGCCGACAGGAATTACTGGAATTCTGGGCCGAGGTGGAAGCAATTCCCCTGCCGAAAAAAGAGCTGACGCTGATCGCACAAAAGAAAGACCTCTCGCCGCGTGAGCTGTTTGCGGTGCTGAAACAGCTGCAAACCGTCAGTCGGATCAATCGTCAGCCCCTGGATAGTCGCTTCGTGAAACAGTATCTGCAGGGCAACCTCGAACCTCCCCGCACAAGTACCGCGAAAATCACGCGCGCGGTCTGCCGGGAATTTAAAACAACCCTGGCCGAAATCCGTTCTGCCAACCGGTCACAACAGTATGTTCTGCCGCGGCAGTGTGCGATGTTTCTCTCCCGGGAACTGACCGATGAATCTTTAGCCAAAATCGCAAATTACTTCAATCGGAAGAACCACAGCACGGTTATTCATGCCTGTCGTCAAATTCAGACCGATCTCGAAAAATCACCTGGATTACGTCAGCAGATTTCTCGCATTAAGCAACAACTGGGAGTATACCTGTTATAG
- a CDS encoding DnaA ATPase domain-containing protein, with protein MMSKSGPSQQQSFETPFKILKEYQYASTAVSELLHSLETPDPQLIYLYGPSGCGKSALIHHLLPEYLALHPGAEWELLTASEFAARFALASSNQQITDFQKGLRGLDLLILEDVHSLENRSHTQQELLSTLDDILGQGGGSSCLRRSRPGNWPCF; from the coding sequence ATGATGTCAAAATCCGGTCCATCTCAGCAGCAGTCATTCGAGACACCTTTCAAGATATTGAAAGAATATCAGTATGCCAGCACGGCTGTCTCCGAGTTACTGCACTCTCTTGAGACGCCGGATCCCCAGCTGATTTACCTGTATGGCCCCTCCGGATGCGGCAAATCAGCCCTGATTCATCATCTGTTGCCCGAGTATCTCGCCTTGCATCCCGGGGCAGAATGGGAACTCCTGACCGCGAGCGAATTTGCCGCCCGCTTTGCCCTGGCGTCATCAAACCAGCAAATTACCGACTTTCAGAAAGGGCTGCGGGGACTCGATCTGCTGATCCTGGAAGACGTGCATAGCCTGGAAAACCGCTCTCACACGCAGCAGGAGCTGCTGTCTACTCTCGATGACATTCTGGGCCAGGGGGGCGGATCATCGTGTCTGCGACGAAGCCGCCCGGGGAACTGGCCTTGTTTCTGA
- a CDS encoding glycine cleavage system protein R — protein MKRYIISLLSANRVGIMAAVTTAMDELGANLHEASIAVIQNFFNIVIAADFPEERDPTLIQEHIEGICNAFNVDVSIKDPDVDVPSMLPPEDCIKYLLAIAGTNRPGILRRISSQLGQDGVDIIDLSATSSSDGQTFEMMIKVAVPKSLDILELQSVMENICSDFDVSVDFISESDSAIISSQSQTRMFKL, from the coding sequence ATGAAACGTTACATTATCTCACTTTTATCTGCGAACCGCGTAGGCATCATGGCCGCGGTCACAACCGCCATGGATGAACTGGGCGCAAACCTGCATGAAGCCAGCATTGCAGTGATCCAGAACTTTTTCAACATCGTGATTGCCGCCGATTTCCCTGAAGAGCGCGATCCAACCCTGATCCAGGAACACATTGAGGGAATCTGTAACGCGTTCAATGTGGATGTTTCCATTAAAGACCCGGATGTAGACGTGCCTTCCATGCTGCCTCCGGAAGACTGCATCAAGTACCTGCTGGCCATCGCGGGAACCAACCGTCCCGGGATTCTCAGACGCATCTCATCCCAGCTGGGACAGGATGGCGTGGACATCATTGACCTGTCTGCCACCAGTTCCTCCGATGGGCAGACATTTGAGATGATGATCAAGGTGGCGGTACCCAAATCGCTCGACATCCTCGAGCTGCAGTCCGTGATGGAGAACATTTGCAGTGACTTTGATGTGTCAGTCGATTTCATCAGCGAATCGGATTCGGCCATCATCAGTTCACAGAGCCAGACGCGTATGTTTAAGCTGTAA
- a CDS encoding AI-2E family transporter produces MVRLVSLSIIFCLILFLGVTFFKVIMPFLLPLFLAAVVAMVSQPLLQYFIKRVRGHVRIAAGITTTLIISAIFVPLCVGIFLGSLQLFTTVVNALDEANWNKTVQSVREKVEVSNVKLHQFVEWSNEYLGKEEAPEEGTNNQEQSKVADDFVRKNLQATLVPIAKRSLGFAASTVGMLGTIFSAVIAWIMFVIALYYFLADGYVLVESTQSLIPVHLDYQRQLIDKFQKVVRAVVLGTFLAAIGQGLMTAIALYIVGFEHFFILLILATITSMVPLMGSWIIWGPCAGWLMYQGDWGAAIFLTLFGTLVVGTLDNVIRTYVLQSDAKLHPLLAFVSVLGGLQMMGLWGVFIGPIVASCLHALVQIFNAELRAFSKEKFNSNNLLDLVPEEEKAKQEDEQQSGPKAETETTRADAPVEGPSPETETKAESPESPESPPEQKQEKKSPESD; encoded by the coding sequence ATGGTTCGCCTTGTTTCACTCAGCATCATTTTCTGCCTGATCCTGTTCCTGGGAGTGACCTTCTTCAAGGTAATCATGCCGTTCCTGCTGCCCCTTTTTCTGGCAGCCGTGGTCGCCATGGTCAGTCAGCCCCTGCTCCAGTATTTCATCAAACGGGTCCGGGGCCACGTCCGGATCGCCGCAGGCATCACAACCACGCTGATCATTTCCGCAATCTTTGTTCCTCTTTGTGTGGGGATTTTCCTGGGTTCCCTGCAGCTGTTTACCACGGTGGTGAATGCGCTGGATGAAGCCAACTGGAACAAAACCGTGCAGTCGGTCCGCGAAAAAGTGGAGGTCAGTAACGTCAAACTGCATCAGTTTGTGGAATGGTCCAACGAATACCTGGGAAAAGAGGAAGCTCCAGAAGAAGGAACGAACAACCAGGAACAGTCGAAAGTCGCTGATGATTTCGTCCGGAAGAATCTGCAGGCGACTCTGGTTCCGATCGCCAAGCGTTCGCTCGGTTTCGCCGCTTCGACCGTGGGGATGCTGGGGACCATCTTCTCCGCAGTGATCGCGTGGATCATGTTTGTGATTGCCCTGTATTACTTTCTGGCCGATGGATACGTGCTCGTCGAATCGACGCAGTCCCTGATTCCCGTACACCTGGATTACCAGCGGCAGTTGATCGATAAGTTCCAGAAAGTCGTGCGGGCCGTGGTTCTGGGAACTTTCCTGGCGGCCATTGGTCAGGGACTGATGACTGCGATCGCCTTATACATAGTCGGCTTCGAGCATTTCTTCATTCTTCTGATCCTCGCCACGATCACGTCGATGGTTCCCCTGATGGGATCCTGGATTATCTGGGGGCCCTGTGCCGGCTGGTTGATGTACCAGGGAGACTGGGGGGCTGCGATCTTCCTGACCCTGTTCGGGACGCTGGTGGTCGGCACGTTGGACAACGTCATCCGTACCTATGTTCTGCAGAGTGACGCGAAACTGCATCCCCTGCTCGCCTTCGTCAGTGTGCTGGGCGGACTGCAGATGATGGGACTCTGGGGTGTGTTCATCGGCCCGATCGTCGCTTCCTGTCTGCACGCACTGGTACAGATCTTCAATGCCGAGCTTCGTGCTTTCTCCAAGGAGAAATTCAACAGCAATAACCTGCTCGACCTGGTTCCTGAAGAGGAAAAAGCAAAACAGGAAGATGAGCAGCAGTCAGGACCCAAAGCAGAGACAGAGACTACCAGGGCAGATGCACCTGTGGAGGGCCCGTCGCCAGAGACGGAAACAAAAGCAGAGTCTCCCGAGTCACCGGAATCCCCGCCAGAGCAGAAGCAGGAGAAGAAATCGCCTGAGTCGGATTAG